The genomic interval GAGCGCTGCAGCCCCAGACGGAGTTATCGGGTCCCCAGTTAAGGAGGGGCTGGACAAAGTTCATGTTGAGCACGTCGCCGTTGTTGGGGTTGTCCTGAACACCGATCCAGAGGGAGAGCCAGCGCTGAGTCTCATCGGTCTTCACCCAGTTTGTGGGCGGGTTGGGGACCTCCATGTTGTAGGTGGCCTTGGTGATATACTGACCACCGGTGGTAGGGCCAAGGTAGAACATGTTGCCATACTCATAGTTGGGGTAAATGTCGGCTCTAGCTCCCAGAGCCAGGAAagcggcggcagcggtgATTGAGTTGCGCATCTTGTAAGGACTGTTGAGTGAAAAGAATGACGGGGAACGAACGACGAGAGATCCGGTCTCTTTAGTTGGCAAAGGTCCAAAATCGAAGAAGAGCGTGATGCGGTTGGCTATCGTGAGAAGAGTTGCCAAGCCCCGTGCTTTTGTTCTTATAAGTCTGTAAGCCTTCATTTAGTTGATACTACCCCTAGTTGGAACATTTGGTAATAAAGGTGGACGTGCCCCTTGTCGTGGGTCGGTTCAGTCTACGGAGAAATTAGTCCTGCCCACACGGGTAGATCGGCATCCAGCGCAACGGTAAGTGGCGGAATGATATAGATGAGATCGTCCGTCGGTTTCCTCTTGCGCAGCTCAGAGTTCATTTTCGCCTGTGCTCTGTTGGCGCGACTCGCCAGAATCATCAAGCAACAGAGGCTCAGAGCGCGTGTCACACCTGGCGGGCCAGAAGCCATCACACCACCACGGGATACCGACCCGATGCACTATATTTTACGGCATAGACCCGAGATTGCAACACACCTTTTGCACGCCTCAAAGCTTGAGTATTGTTGTAACTTGCTTGTCCGCCGTCGTCACCGGATCCATCGTAAGCTGAAGATTttgtgttagtatccctattatagggtagttagttcgaaccgtagttaacaaagagattaattaaactatataaatatctacgtaataagtataaaaaagaggttctaactataagttaagctagctacgataattataaatagggcccctaattagcccctacgcagtcggctatatactataattaaattagacttttaatccgatactaacttttttttttttattaatttaattactatagttagaggtataatttaacctcgggcccgtttattaagtcgtctcttttttcctcttttctttactttttttatataacctatccctctatttatataataacttttttattacttataaattattctaatcccttatttagtactatttttgtaaaagcgtttataaggttatttttattattaatttaatagatcttaagtatctcgcgcttttcgtacgattacttaagggctataatattaattataagcctcttttctttcgtcgttcttaatttaataaagtattcgtatagtgagtaagaattagtataaataatcattagaataagtaaaaagctaatttaattaataatctttcttagcgttattaaaattatataaaagaggttaacgctattaactatattataaacctttaatattagtatactttttattatttatttatttttagttaataagtaataaattatattattatatataataaattcgctcttacttatactctcgttaactaggataataatataccctagttacgaaataaggtcgttattatttataaataacctattaataaagacgtagagcttactaattataaggttaattaggtaataaacgagactttaattaagattcgtttattactacttaagctacttattaaatacttcgacgttttatttagtaagatttatagcctatactaccttagcgtagttaaaagttactttaagttaataaatacttataatatatacccctcgcgcgagcttagccttatattattttttaatattagttatatttagattaataaggttaattttcttactttactccttttattaaaaaataacagtttcctttttaattataagaatcccgctattaaatattaggggggtatttattataaagatcttttttagcttcgctacgaagctcgctttttaaagctccttatcctctttttttatagaatTAATATCAAATAggtttaatatatcgttaatctatattttaataatcctaaattagttaccttcgtactccgtaactagtaaatacgggtcgtatataaaagtaattattaataattaattaatataaaaatcgtaataagtagcttattaataagtacccgattttacgagcctatatagtagcttaagtactttaataatcgtactttttaagtacttattagctatttcttttagtaaataggctaggattttctttataagccctatagctaattaggtataggcttaggtaatattatagctctaaatctcgtatcccttttttcgtagtaatattattaatactattattaattattagctatagcgctatataataagcgattatataagtagcgtcgcctttttaatattaccgtattcctaaattacgtatttaaacttcttatatagctaaggtatccttttttttttaatcttacgaactattcgtaatttaaatatatagaggtttatatatttttttaagtcgtataagataaattaatagacccctcgattataaagagtatttatttcgataagatctaatttcttatatagctttttaatagttataattatgccttttttacgtagtttaattactagctcgaaatcggctttctcttttattatataaaaagtattaattacttcgttactaataataaattattgcgttagggcttactattatagtcttctataacgtcttattaataatattagtacccttttagtaatttccttttccttatcgtttattaatactattacgacgattttattaaggataatttcttatacctctattataagttatatagtttcccttagctcttttttttttataagttaaaaactaccttattaagatttatataatacggtctaactactataattaatactttaaatagctagttacgatctctcgtaactatataagagcgcttattaataaaaattaacttatatagcctagcttattattaaataatttcgcactatattcgtatatctaaatttaataatatatttagattactccttatatcgggcctattacgcataataattactttattaacttatttttttatacttacctcgcgtaatacttatattacttttttaattacttaagctcgttagtttatacttagtaatagtagtaaggctaaggtcgtttttaaatatactctaaatattaatagcgttaatataagtccgttaagccctatagtattattatagtatttaagtactatttaaaggcatttgtcgttagtaaaatccggattttcctttttaataattctaaacgccctttttaattattagtataccctttttacttttttaatattatagtacgttTTAacaggtacgacttttagctatatattataagccgtcgtattatctttaaattttactaatttaaagctaatattagcgtcggttttaatactgtTTAGttgtccctagtatatattaatctagcttttttataaagctacctatactatttttatttatagatcctagaggaattaccttacttaaaaaaatatagctacgttaattatatataatactagccgattatttaagtaaaaaatattaataacgatttcttagttaaagttaagcttattacgcaatttaaacttaaatttacgtaagctctgcgcatttatttagtattaatagtatacttttattaattactctagcgcccctatttcgatattattattatttaattattttaagaggttatatagcctcgtaaccgacgggtacctaaatttctaatataattttctaagcttactttttattaggtaattaattaacttcgtatcgttaataagctttataaatatatacccctaatatcgtttaactattttaaaatacttattattagagattctattcctcgtattattaaatataatacctagtcgatctatattttttaaatataagaaaaatagggtattaacgggtaaaatataaaaagttattattccgaaatacgtctttacttttattatacttagggtaacgatttccttacctaggccgaagttaatctttataatacccgccgttaatatattaagtattactaacgcaattttctatagtacttagaattaccctttttttttagttaattattataataccctaatatttaggataatcttataaaaattatttaagttataccttttacttatataaaatacttatataagcttagtatttaaaggatctaagtaatataaaaaggacccctttagttacccttagatttacttagtactatatttttttttttaaatattaagagagatagcgtcttctttttaattattaagaaaataggctttggccttattaaattcgcccttttagctgcctctatattcgttatttaagggaccttcttttattatttataaataaaagcttacttattaagagcttttactactctctattcgtttagcctcgtatattttttagaagctaacggggtaaaaaaagagtagttaatattatcgattttattataatctaattcgttagtatagggggtaagatcttccttattttctaaatcttttatagggggtatatattttaggccgctattttaactactattattaagttctgtacccctagatctgcccttatatataacgaggaattagttaaactaacgagggctagttttattatttattaccctcgactttttatattatttatacgatttagtacgctcttccttagagtagttatttaactaatatctatcttttttataaatatagtattacctcttctattattttatttataaattaaatctctacttatttaataaatctaggcctctttattaacgattattatatttagcctcttttctttttttattatatatttaattaacttaatattattaataagggctgttatacgcttagaaataggtttagcgcggtattcttattttaatattaaaactagatcttagccttaaatagagtatttcgtaatttttgggtacttaatatagggttatttttatttttagtatatactaaactatagtataaaaatatctaactttctacttatttatccccttatttaactaggttttcgctagcttattgatttaattaataagcttttcgaaaatctttatttataatttaccctctattatcttagctataaatataaaagaaatcgctcgtagtttaaataggagctctaagtttttattataagtttcgaagcggctttggattatattaattatattaaaaaagtcgttttaatcgagattacgtactacttcgtaataataattagaagctttatttacgagtataatattaattactaaataatattaatattccctaattctaactttttcataataattataaaatatcgttagggttttttataaaaccttatacttccccctagaatataatttcttttttaagaagatctttttaaagtctataaattacttcgtatttattactaaatttttagtatttatatataatccttacgttactatatattattaataactttaagttatttctttctttttttattaaccgaTCGGCgctaaatttcgtattaatagcgataacaagttatagattaaaataagtaaaattattaattattatacttctagtactatattttaccccggtatatccttctataataatagatttctattagtaattataaaaaggaaatttaggtcgtttactttttttttaaatttattaaagtaattatacgctctattaacttatacttagttctatagtacgaattcctcctctataattatcgctattaatattttatatagctcttgtgattataattatattaataatacccctcgcttataaaagaatttattaactactttcgtaattcctaggcttacgtttataaactatttatttagttagtaactaaggttatttacgattttataaaataagggttacccctatagcccttttcttttataaactttaattaaatagattaatactacgttaatttacttaccgttaagctaatttataattttatatatttatatcccctaataatccgggttaatatttacttacttataaaagattaggattctatttaggatcgggttttgttctcttcttttttaccctaactcgctaagagtcgtactctagtttatatttatattaatagtcgctagcgtatttaattttaataaggatatatctaatccgcgcgctagttataataaatctatattttcgctacttaacgaatttattaaggtctaagagattctcgcttctttttactattttattattactctcgtttttattatttttaataattattattgtttttttaaatcgttaactattatactcattaagatcctctttttcgtttagtataaaagggtaggttttagtagttcttttttataataatagtaatagacgtttatattattataaaaagatataataattagttttaagatctttattagttattaattttcgctatcccgtatatttctagcttcctaagccttatattctttataatctttaaatagcttctttttttaacttacctcttctagggtagtattttataaaaatagttaaaaataaatattaaacggctcgtaaaggagctatataggttattaagaactatataggccgttaagtacggttaataaaattaagcccttttttttataaaatcgtaaattttaaggacttactaaaaatacctacttattactcgtacgtaatagggttaaatactttaaaaatcttattttttatagcctctcggtaccctattttatattttttaaatagtcttttttataacttaattataattaggtaattatcgcttattagtaatcccttttattacttagttaatttttcgaaattaataatctcgtaccgggagctagtataaaaagaagccttttAGCGGCCTTTTAAAagattttctttttccccttagatccttatttttttagcttttttttaagctaataataactttaataagaggttataagactactttagggtagccgcctttttcttaagttaatttttaaaatccgtaatatttttaacttaatattattaagatttctaaatcccctccttttttattaaaccgtcccttatattatatttttaagtaatacttggggggtagttaaaggagctataaaaaggtcgtttaaattacgggcttaaagtcgtacttataaaatctttataataataaacttttctatatattataaatctcttagtttaataactcctatagggttacttttattactaagtaaaaatgtttatatttagaaatccccttttttaatcgcacggtgcttttttatattatattattaagcttattcgttacgctaattaattaagtaagtagtcgttacgtaagtatttctttttattaatttaactagttaatttttaattataagccggctataaaaaagttatttaataaaaaagctacttcgGGCGacgataaaaagctaattacttaagtacttctattaattaatataatttaatataataaacgtcgaccttttataagtagtaaagggctacgattatttaattccgtataatatttaagaattacttctttttttatttatttccgtaaggttaattaatacgaatttcttatcccgtgcggtattaagaagtcgttttttttatataacgagatattttactaatttataataataaaatttaattactaattagtattaatatccctattatagggtagttagttcgaaccgtaattaacgaagagattaattaaattatataaatatttacgtagtaagtataaaaaggaggttctaaccgtaggttaggctagctatgataatcgtaaatagggcccttaattagcccctgcgcagtcggctatatgccgcggtcgaattagacttctaatctaacaTTTTGAGCTAGACTCGGAAGAGTTAACATAACCCCGCAACGGTTTCAAGTGGGATACCTAGCTTAATACGAAAATTAGCCGATTAGAAGAGCTGCCCTGAAGTCTTGAGCTCCCTGATTCATCCGAAAGGTTGATTGATTTGTCTTATCGGGACAAGTTACCGTCTTCTTCCTTGAGTTGTCAACCCTTGTCAGCAACACATAAATATCCACCTGCGAAAGGGTTAGAGAAAGGGAAGTTTTCACAACATAACTATCGCTCACGAATTGATCTGGAAAGGGTCTTGATGAGGCGCGTGTCTCTCTCTAGGCTCTCCTTTCGTTTCAACAACAATCCACCCCAAGCATTGTAGTCAAGCATGGAGTTGCTGTGGTTTTGGCACGAGCTCAGTTAAGGTTCAAATGCCTTAGCTTTGGGGTAGTCTAAGCTGTCAATGCCCAGATTGAAAGCAAACTCTATTCAATGGAAGCACCTCAAAAGTCAGAAGCTTATTCTGAACAATGAGGTAGTGGGTTGGCAGGGCTTGCAATCAACACAGACGAGAGCCTCGCGGATAGGCTGCGGAATGGCCGTATTTACTTGCACAGATCAAATAGTAACTTGGCTCTAGTTAGGTTACAATATCGGAGCATTATGCCTTTTGAAACAGAACAATAGTACCAGGGGGTGAATGTcgcgttagtaatagtactGGGAGAGCCATTAGCATTAGTCATTGGTTGTCCTGGTAAGATTGTCAGAGATGAACGAAGGCCGTGATCAAAACCTCGATGTTCAGAACGCACAAGTCTTCAGACTTCTAACATATTTGAGTGATTGACATCACACAGCGTAAGTCCCCACGGATCCGAAAATTTGTGGGAAAGTGTGCGTCGTCTTCTTAGCATCgagtagtaatactaatggGGCTTcatctaagtatttaatgtATCATAAGGTTAGATCCTAGGCCGACGAGAACCTGTCTCAAGGGCGACTTTGACCTCCCATGTCTACACAGCGCTTACTACCGCAGTACGCTTCAAATGCGGTATTGCAGGACTGCGGAAGAGCTCAGAATTCCCTGGTTTTGAGTCGCCACTGACTTTGAGAGCGATAGACCTTTCCCTCGGTGTTGACAAGAAACTCGTTGCCAGTCCCAACTTTATTTCTCGACGTACCTATCATATTAAATTCAAGTGCTGGGGGCAGAAAGGACTATTACTTGACTACCTCAGAAACATGACAAGAAGTTCTAGCGCGGAGCAGAATGTGGATGTGTTCATTGTCTTCAAACCCTGCCTTTCATTCGATGTTTGCTGGCCATTCTTACGCCCATGGCCGGATTTGAGCTCAGCTCATTGATTCTAGTTCAGAAAAGAGGTGAGTTCGTCGACCAGGCGCTGGTCTTTGGCGACTATTAATGTGATCACACGACGTTCTTTCGTTCTTTGGAGGGGTGGGTGCTGCGGCCTCAAGGGTTGCATCTGTGGGTAACGCGCATTTTGTTTTGTATATGCATGGTACTTTGCTTTGTCTATCTTTCTGATTATGATAGTGAACACATGTGTGGCTAAAAACGAAAGAGCTTAAGCTAGGCTGCATCGAGTGACCCTGGATGCTGTCAACCGCTCTTTGGTCCGTCCAAGGGGCTAACAGTTGGGTCCCAGCAGACTGGGGAGTACTCGTCTGTCTCCAAGTTTTTGACGTCCTCGTCCGTCAGTTGAAAATCGTAAATCTTGGTGTTATCCAGGATACGAGTGGGCGTCACACTCTTGGGGAGAGGGATGTAACCCTTCTGCAAGCTCCAGCGCAGCAGGATCTGGGCCTCAGACTTGCCATACTTCTCGGCCAAGGCCTTGAGAGTCTTGTCGCCCCATCTCTCACCTCTGACTAGAGGGCTATAAGCCTCGATAGCGACGTTGCGCTTCTGGAGCCACTGAACGATGTCGTTGCGTGCGCACCAGGGATGGATTTCGTACTGAGCGACGTTGATGGCGCCGCCCTTGCCTTTGCCGCCGCGCTCTTCCTCTAGCTCCTTGATATGCGTTTCGAGCTCGTCCAGGTGGTGCACGCCGTAGTTGCTGACGCCAATGGACTTGACCAGACCAGCCTCTTGGGCCTCGACGAGGGCCTTCCAGGCGCCTTTGCGGCCCTCCGAGCCGCCATAGGGGCAGTGAAGCAGCATCAGATCAATGTAGTCGAGGCCGGTCTTTTCTAGAGTATCCCTGACCTGATCCTCGGCATCGTCGTAGTTGATGTAGCGAACCTTGGAGGTGAAGAAGACTTCGGAGCGGGGGATGTCCTTGACACCACGGATGGCAGCTCCGGCACCAGCCTCGTTCTTGTATGAAGCCGCCGAGTCGACCTTTGATGGCGGTCAGTAGGTGACGAGAATCGAGGCTTGTATGGTTAAAACTCACATGGCGGTAGCCGACTCTGAGAGCTTCAGTAGTGACCTCTTCAGCTTGCTCGGGCGCACTAGCAATCAATGTTGGCAATGTCAATTGGTTTGATGTGTTTGCAGTTGTACTTACGTCTTCCATAGCTATGTCAatgttagtaataaggtcaCGATAATCGCGCAAGGGGAAGGAGTCGTACGCCATAACCAAGCACGGGAATCTCGAGGCCGTTGTTCAGCTTCTGCTTGGATTGAAGTGTGAGTGCGGACGCCATGTTGTGGAAAAGGTGCGCGGAGAAAGCGATGGGTTGAATGAGATTGCGCTTTTGAAGATGAGATGAGGTGAAGAATACAGATGGCCTGGCTGAGAGCACTTGCATTCGCAATCTGGGCATTGTCTGTCTTCTCGAATGAGGGCATTAGTCATCCCAGCCCAGGATAAAATGAGGAGTG from Colletotrichum lupini chromosome 2, complete sequence carries:
- a CDS encoding aldo/keto reductase; the encoded protein is MPRLRMQVLSARPSVFFTSSHLQKRNLIQPIAFSAHLFHNMASALTLQSKQKLNNGLEIPVLGYGLWKTAPEQAEEVTTEALRVGYRHVDSAASYKNEAGAGAAIRGVKDIPRSEVFFTSKVRYINYDDAEDQVRDTLEKTGLDYIDLMLLHCPYGGSEGRKGAWKALVEAQEAGLVKSIGVSNYGVHHLDELETHIKELEEERGGKGKGGAINVAQYEIHPWCARNDIVQWLQKRNVAIEAYSPLVRGERWGDKTLKALAEKYGKSEAQILLRWSLQKGYIPLPKSVTPTRILDNTKIYDFQLTDEDVKNLETDEYSPVCWDPTVSPLDGPKSG